In Streptomyces nojiriensis, the sequence AGGGCGAGCAGCTCTGGGACGCGAAGACGCTGGGCCGCAACCACGTCGAGACCCCGGTGAAGTACGAGATGAACCCGCCGGTCGGCGGTGACCACCACCCCCGCTGGATGAACTGCAACGGTGACGTCTACAAGAACCCGGTGCCGGAGGTGAACGCCGTGCACTCGCTGGAGCACGGCGCGGTCTGGGTGACGTACAACGAGAAGGCCCCCAAGGCCGACGTGGACAGGCTCGCCGCGACCGTCGGCAAGACCCCGTACACGCTGATGAGCCCGATCAAGGAGCAGACCGGCTCGATCATGCTCAGCGCGTGGGGCAAGCAGCTGACCGTGGACAGCGCGGACGACCCGCGGGTGTCGCAGTTCTTCACGAAGTACGTGCAGGGCGAGCAGACCCCGGAGCCGGGCGCGGCCTGCACGAGCGGACTGGCCGGCAAGTGAGCCGCCCGGAACGCCCGGCACACCCGGCACACCCGGCACACCCGGTCCGTCCCGTCCCCCGTACGTACTGGGTCGCGGGCACGGCCGTCCTGCTGGCCCTGCTGTTCGCGGCGGCCGCCACGGTGGCCGCCGCGAACGGCGGCGGTTCCGCCGGTTCCGGCCCGCCGGCCCCTACGGCGGCGCCCCGCACTCCGGGGATCGGCTCGCCGGACGCGGGCTTCGCCCGGGACATGGCGGTGCACCACCAGCAGGCGGTGGAGATGTCCTTCATCGTCCGCGACCGCACCCAGGACGAGGCGGTGCGCACCCTCGCCTACGACATCGCCAACACCCAGGCCAACCAGCGGGGCATGCTGCTCGGCTGGCTGGACCTGTGGGGGCTGCCGAAGGTGGTG encodes:
- a CDS encoding DUF3105 domain-containing protein, which translates into the protein MASKSGRTNQNTDPHSRQARIAEMRRADQIRERRKKAIAITAASAIVVGLVGFGAWVLIDQKQAEQRKQAAAEKIRKEAEAIRKQPVEGEQLWDAKTLGRNHVETPVKYEMNPPVGGDHHPRWMNCNGDVYKNPVPEVNAVHSLEHGAVWVTYNEKAPKADVDRLAATVGKTPYTLMSPIKEQTGSIMLSAWGKQLTVDSADDPRVSQFFTKYVQGEQTPEPGAACTSGLAGK